One Megalopta genalis isolate 19385.01 chromosome 5, iyMegGena1_principal, whole genome shotgun sequence DNA window includes the following coding sequences:
- the LOC117221021 gene encoding uncharacterized protein LOC117221021 isoform X1: protein MSINVTVNGNPLSIRHGRMVLSDLDQIKKNERDRRRRLRLEQVRQQSKDISDRLLERVKNITKEERKKLQSNDNLNSRQSFNEKILEIQQKYQEDMADIGLAHLSAILEPDHDEVVQEKERKNKLAASKRGKEAMQQIHEQQQKESEEQQHQNRLRQVRELENLRSAMVAKLPHVKLLESNVIDKEIDDGNKQNKPVKKKTRKQCFKKSPGKTTKTYTKIIASDLKTQPPHMQLKRQMLSSDPKNDLMISDEQFVTTSATNPSALKSTATTSSTAKSELELEHRNQNSEKLLPNSAAALAEVDKTLRYNPQDYVQSTSALTSTSQSDSSGSISDDCSCLPTTTEQSKCIKTPKQKVISSANDKVQLYDHSKHQSNVYNKPVGVVEKIHAWTEPSAIDLAQEIEKSEAVKAHLMESRKATAQKRGEDAVLREKVRRDYQVLVQNLNHLTVEERKLKANQAESYLKNVNVLQERRKMLRDQHKQKLNRALQTLLHEECLEKCPSYPIEKQITLVPREEDRGVDVNAVWEDQCCTNKRQDSRTVQSRHKEAEISREEQILDMLKKVEKQKQLLLKEFGADLPSDIFNATMKPLFEKDKAIQVQSTLHQDAPIHETPMSPEIKVISAPCCSESSKKDKTEAKDSSSVKKVEIAVQTTTGTKDDEVKDKSIQVEMVQEKVSDPKAINDEVDKVTKHHPLEPKVIVITPDVDSSVSSTSILLNTMNDTVNTSTTPVKQKHKKRFPKKEKQKSPLVSKTACSTKKFSKTLSRSRLSNLRKPIRVASSPNKRIKIYVNQSGFNIEVNPAEASGVTVDAATQSSKKCSTTEQDQITTKSYSVRSQSTQIKMKDFSDSSTSFASLPPSKPKNILEALSNNMSILELLDSSVNDSMKLLRRDVSPVSTPETPSPRTMRMPSNIPHVGKLSRMLKYTTIDSQINDSSILSSTKNDQSTTTDTSRYQQNNQLAEHMRRHSLKQSASSKGTCTCENPECKLMDAKFSHIHKCALKDCPEILQKYEDLQTMCTERIVSLTNLIEKVRNEQKGVELSIINPCDETSLMQLPPVKVKNNDLQSVRNLVENIEAIHNQLAKTLIESQNIIKNKTVQTQDTNQLEEVNAETQTNEGLQKITSPYVASKVEEQKVKTKPRIISDERVKIQLDRYKVQLRPKTLEATTQDNNTRLTSKLRDEEMIETLSQEILEQSKSLKNNLLATKECVDSTVDHKLQPDAVDSRNDTATQNQFSKEVKEVEDFVPLLADIPKVSRDVTIFTNGRSKPPVSLLSGPYRTEIESSGHELSTIIEFDTPDTVNKSQNNVRSPTSVKKVTATRAIKTAVVIDPAERAAVSVNTNDQQQLKKSYDPSTSMLSSEATKHRIQASAARFDTSKAFKAVSSRTEDKETLNKKLQCDTQNKRLSPKEQLQSHPYTNVSGNNENKNNDRITSTSSNSFSGLSGISQIASTPSSDVLKYASSPEEMETALKKLGLGWAITTLKKTREASALSSSSTSDERTPINTGKRISPVKKQFESNYGLLDFSDVSSISVKEASKSTEHAVLLKGRTSTPLHSKLQNSNSNSATTNISSTNVSENLQEPSEGLIIPDIALTSSKLNIKN from the exons ATGTCCATTAATGTTACTGTCAACGGAAACCCCTTAAGTATAAGACACGGAAGAATGGTATTGTCCGATTTAGACCAAATTAAGAAAAATGAGCGAGACCGACGTCGCAGGTTACGCTTGGAGCAG GTGAGGCAACAGTCTAAAGACATATCAGATAGACTTCTGGAACGTGTTAAGAATATAACTAAGGAAGAGCGAAAGAAGTTGCAGAGCAATGATAATTTAAATTCAAGGCAGTCATTTAATGAGAAAATTTTGGAAATCCAACAAAAATATCAAGAAGACATGGCAGATATTGGTCTGGCACATTTGTCTGCAATATTGGAACCCGATCATGATGAAGTTGttcaagagaaagaaagaaagaataaaTTAGCAGCATCAAAAAGAGGAAAAGAAGCAATGCAACAGATTCATGAACAGCAACAA AAAGAATCtgaggaacaacaacatcaaaatCGACTACGTCAAGTACGGGAATTAGAGAATCTAAGGTCAGCAATGGTAGCAAAACTTCCTCATGTGAAATTGCTGGAGTCAAATGTCATAGACAAGGAAATTgatgatggaaataaacaaaataaacctGTTAAAAAGAAGACAAGGAAGCAGTGTTTTAAAAAGTCACcaggaaaaacaacaaaaacatacACAAAG ATTATTGCCAGTGATTTAAAGACACAGCCACCCCATATGCAATTAAAACGTCAGATGTTAAGTAGTGATCCAAAGAATGACCTTATGATAtcagatgaacaatttgttaCCAcatcagctacaaatccatctgCACTAAAAAGTACAGCTACTACATCAAGTACTGCAAAAAGTGAGCTTGAACTTGAACACAGAAATCAAAATTCAGAGAAACTGCTACCAAATTCAGCAGCTGCATTAGCAGAAGTCGATAAAACATTAAG ATACAATCCACAGGATTATGTACAATCAACATCAGCCTTAACTTCTACAAGTCAGAGTGATAGCTCTGGTTCCATAAGTGATGACTGTTCATGTCTACCTACTACTACTGAACAATCAAAATGTATAAAAACACCAAAACAGAAAGTTATTTCGTCAGCAAATGATAAAGTACAATTATATGATCATAGTAAGCATCAAagtaatgtatataataaaccAGTTGGTGTAGTTGAAAAAATACATGCATGGACTGAG CCAAGTGCAATAGACTTAGCTCAAGAAATTGAAAAGTCTGAAGCTGTTAAAGCGCATTTAATGGAAAGTCGTAAAGCTACTGCTCAAAAGCGTGGCGAAGATGCAGTGTTGAGAGAAAAAGTACGACGTGATTATCAAGTGCTTGTGCAAAATTTAAACCATCTTACAGTAGAGGAACGTAAATTGAAAGCTAATCAAGCTGAATCTTATTTG AAAAATGTAAATGTATTACAAGAACGAAGGAAAATGCTGAGAGATCAGCATAAGCAAAAGCTAAACCGTGCATTGCAAACTTTGTTGCATGAAGAATGTTTGGAAAAATGTCCGTCATATCCTATAGAAAAACAAATTACTCTTGTGCCTAGAGAAGAAGATAGAGGTGTTGATGTAAATGCTGTTTGGGAAGATCAATGTTGTACCAACAAACGCCAAGACAGCAGAACTGTACAAAGCAGGCATAAAGAAGCCGAGATTTCACGTGAGGAACAAATATTAGATATGTTAAAGAAGGTTGAAAAGCAAAAACAGCTCTTATTGAAAGAATTTGGAGCAGATTTACcaagtgatatttttaatgcAACTATGAAGCCTTTATTCGAAAAAGATAAAGCGATTCAAGTGCAGTCGACTCTACATCAGGATGCACCGATTCATGAAACACCTATGTCGCCAGAGATTAAAGTAATAAGTGCGCCTTGCTGTAGCGAGAGTAGTAAAAAGGATAAGACAGAAGCTAAAGATAGCTCATCTGTCAAAAAAGTAGAAATTGCTGTGCAAACTACCACGGGAACGAAGGATGATGAAGTTAAAGATAAAAGTATTCAAGTAGAGATGGTACAAGAAAAAGTAAGCGATCCTAAGGCGATCAACGATGAAGTTGATAAGGTCACCAAACATCATCCACTTGAACCAAAAGTTATAGTTATTACTCCAGATGTAGATAGTAGTGTATCATCAACGTCTATACTTTTAAATACAATGAATGACACTGTTAATACAAGTACAACTCCTGTGAAACAAAAACACAAAAAGCGTTTCCCTAAAAAAGAAAAGCAAAAGTCACCTTTAGTAAGTAAAACAGCATGTTCTACAAAGAAGTTTTCAAAAACTTTATCGAGATCGCGACTGAGCAATTTGAGAAAACCTATCCGTGTTGCTTCCTCGCCTAATAAGagaattaaaatatatgttaaTCAGTCCGGGTTCAATATTGAAGTAAATCCGGCCGAAGCGTCAGGGGTGACTGTAGATGCAGCTACGCAAAGTTCTAAAAAATGTTCCACAACAGAACAGGATCAAATAACTACCAAATCCTATAGTGTTAGGTCGCAATCAACACAAATTAAAATGAAGGACTTCTCAGATTCATCAACGTCTTTTGCCAGTTTGCCACCGAGCAAACCCAAAAATATTCTTGAAGCGTTAAGCAATAATATGTCTATTCTTGAATTGTTAGATTCTTCAGTAAATGATAGCATGAAATTATTACGAAGAGATGTTAGTCCAGTATCAACACCGGAAACTCCATCGCCGCGTACTATGAGAATGCCTTCGAATATACCTCATGTTGGTAAACTTAGCAGAATGCTTAAATATACAACGATAGATTCACAAATAAATGATAGCAGCATACTGTCATCTACGAAAAATGATCAGTCAACGACGACAGATACGTCTCGTTATCAACAAAATAATCAATTAGCCGAACATATGAGAAGGCACTCTTTGAAGCAATCGGCTTCTTCAAAGGGAACTTGCACGTGTGAGAATCCAGAATGCAAACTAATGGATGCAAAATTTAGTCATATTCATAAATGCGCATTGAAAGACTGTCCTGAAATATTACAAAAGTATGAAGATCTTCAAACTATGTGCACAGAAAGAATTGTATCATTAACGAATCTTATTGAAAAGGTTCGAAATGAGCAGAAAG ggGTGGAACTATCAATaatcaatccatgcgatgaaaCCAGTCTGATGCAGTTGCCTCCAGTGAAAGTAAAGAACAACGATCTACAAAGTGTTCGCAATCTTGTTGAGAATATAGAAGCAATTCATAATCAACTTGCAAAAACACTCATTGAGTcgcaaaatattataaaaaataaaacggTTCAAACACAAGACACTAATCAACTTGAAGAAGTAAATGCAGAGACTCAAACAAATGAAGGTTTACAGAAGATCACATCTCCATACGTTGCATCAAAAGTAGAAGAACAAAAAGTTAAAACTAAGCCAAGAATTATAAGCGATGAAAGAGTTAAGATACAGCTCGACAGGTACAAGGTACAGCTTCGGCCGAAAACATTAGAGGCAACAACACAAGATAATAATACCCGACTTACATCAAAGTTACGTGACGAGGAAATGATAGAAACGTTATCGCAAGAAATTCTAGAACAAAGTAAGAGCcttaaaaataatttactagcaACAAAAGAATGTGTCGATTCAACGGTAGATCATAAACTTCAGCCTGACGCTGTTGACTCTAGAAATGATACGGCCACGCAGAACCAGTTTTCTAAAGAG GTAAAGGAAGTTGAAGACTTTGTTCCATTACTCGCGGACATTCCGAAAGTATCAAGAGATGTAACTATATTCACCAATGGGAGAAGTAAACCACCAGTAAGTCTACTTAGTGGACCATATAG GACTGAAATTGAATCATCAGGTCATGAGTTGTCaacaataattgaatttgatacacCAGATACTGTGAATAAAAGTCAGAACAATGTCAGATCACCAACATCTGTGAAAAAGGTTACAGCGACACGGGCGATTAAAACTGCCGTTGTAATTGATCCAGCAGAACGTGCAGCTGTTTCTGTTAACACCAATGACCAACAACAATTGAAAAAATCTTACGATCCTTCAACATCAATGTTGTCTTCAGAAGCCACAAAACATAGGATACAAGCGAGTGCAGCCCGATTTGATACATCAAAAGCATTCAAAGCTGTCTCTTCCCGAACGGAAGATAAAGAAACCTTAAATAAAAAGTTACAATGCGATACTCAGAATAAAAGATTATCGCCAAAGGAACAGTTACAGTCACACCCTTATACTAATGTTAGTGGAAAtaacgaaaataaaaataatgacaGAATAACATCCACAAGTTCAAACAGCTTTTCTGGATTGTCTGGAATTTCTCAAATAGCAAGTACACCGTCATCCGATGTATTAAAATATGCATCATCCCCGGAAGAAATGGAAACGGCTCTTAAAAAGCTTGGCTTAGGATGGGCGATAACGACATTGAAGAAAACGCGAGAAGCGAGTGCCTTAAGTTCGTCATCTACTTCTGATGAACGAACGCCAATAAATACTGGTAAAAGAATATCGCCTGTGAAAAAGCAATTTGAAAGTAATTACGGCTTACTAGATTTCAGTGATGTGTCCTCGATATCTGTGAAAGAAGCCAGCAAGAGTACAGAGCATGCAGTGCTTCTCAAAGGCAGAACTTCCACACCGTTGCACtcaaaattacaaaattcaaattcgaatagTGCAACAACAAACATTAGTAGCACAAACGTTTCTGAAAATTTACAAGAGCCTAGTGAAGGTTTGATAATTCCTGATATAGCTCTTACCAGCTCAAAACTTAATATTAAAAACTAG
- the LOC117221021 gene encoding uncharacterized protein LOC117221021 isoform X2 has translation MVAKLPHVKLLESNVIDKEIDDGNKQNKPVKKKTRKQCFKKSPGKTTKTYTKIIASDLKTQPPHMQLKRQMLSSDPKNDLMISDEQFVTTSATNPSALKSTATTSSTAKSELELEHRNQNSEKLLPNSAAALAEVDKTLRYNPQDYVQSTSALTSTSQSDSSGSISDDCSCLPTTTEQSKCIKTPKQKVISSANDKVQLYDHSKHQSNVYNKPVGVVEKIHAWTEPSAIDLAQEIEKSEAVKAHLMESRKATAQKRGEDAVLREKVRRDYQVLVQNLNHLTVEERKLKANQAESYLKNVNVLQERRKMLRDQHKQKLNRALQTLLHEECLEKCPSYPIEKQITLVPREEDRGVDVNAVWEDQCCTNKRQDSRTVQSRHKEAEISREEQILDMLKKVEKQKQLLLKEFGADLPSDIFNATMKPLFEKDKAIQVQSTLHQDAPIHETPMSPEIKVISAPCCSESSKKDKTEAKDSSSVKKVEIAVQTTTGTKDDEVKDKSIQVEMVQEKVSDPKAINDEVDKVTKHHPLEPKVIVITPDVDSSVSSTSILLNTMNDTVNTSTTPVKQKHKKRFPKKEKQKSPLVSKTACSTKKFSKTLSRSRLSNLRKPIRVASSPNKRIKIYVNQSGFNIEVNPAEASGVTVDAATQSSKKCSTTEQDQITTKSYSVRSQSTQIKMKDFSDSSTSFASLPPSKPKNILEALSNNMSILELLDSSVNDSMKLLRRDVSPVSTPETPSPRTMRMPSNIPHVGKLSRMLKYTTIDSQINDSSILSSTKNDQSTTTDTSRYQQNNQLAEHMRRHSLKQSASSKGTCTCENPECKLMDAKFSHIHKCALKDCPEILQKYEDLQTMCTERIVSLTNLIEKVRNEQKGVELSIINPCDETSLMQLPPVKVKNNDLQSVRNLVENIEAIHNQLAKTLIESQNIIKNKTVQTQDTNQLEEVNAETQTNEGLQKITSPYVASKVEEQKVKTKPRIISDERVKIQLDRYKVQLRPKTLEATTQDNNTRLTSKLRDEEMIETLSQEILEQSKSLKNNLLATKECVDSTVDHKLQPDAVDSRNDTATQNQFSKEVKEVEDFVPLLADIPKVSRDVTIFTNGRSKPPVSLLSGPYRTEIESSGHELSTIIEFDTPDTVNKSQNNVRSPTSVKKVTATRAIKTAVVIDPAERAAVSVNTNDQQQLKKSYDPSTSMLSSEATKHRIQASAARFDTSKAFKAVSSRTEDKETLNKKLQCDTQNKRLSPKEQLQSHPYTNVSGNNENKNNDRITSTSSNSFSGLSGISQIASTPSSDVLKYASSPEEMETALKKLGLGWAITTLKKTREASALSSSSTSDERTPINTGKRISPVKKQFESNYGLLDFSDVSSISVKEASKSTEHAVLLKGRTSTPLHSKLQNSNSNSATTNISSTNVSENLQEPSEGLIIPDIALTSSKLNIKN, from the exons ATGGTAGCAAAACTTCCTCATGTGAAATTGCTGGAGTCAAATGTCATAGACAAGGAAATTgatgatggaaataaacaaaataaacctGTTAAAAAGAAGACAAGGAAGCAGTGTTTTAAAAAGTCACcaggaaaaacaacaaaaacatacACAAAG ATTATTGCCAGTGATTTAAAGACACAGCCACCCCATATGCAATTAAAACGTCAGATGTTAAGTAGTGATCCAAAGAATGACCTTATGATAtcagatgaacaatttgttaCCAcatcagctacaaatccatctgCACTAAAAAGTACAGCTACTACATCAAGTACTGCAAAAAGTGAGCTTGAACTTGAACACAGAAATCAAAATTCAGAGAAACTGCTACCAAATTCAGCAGCTGCATTAGCAGAAGTCGATAAAACATTAAG ATACAATCCACAGGATTATGTACAATCAACATCAGCCTTAACTTCTACAAGTCAGAGTGATAGCTCTGGTTCCATAAGTGATGACTGTTCATGTCTACCTACTACTACTGAACAATCAAAATGTATAAAAACACCAAAACAGAAAGTTATTTCGTCAGCAAATGATAAAGTACAATTATATGATCATAGTAAGCATCAAagtaatgtatataataaaccAGTTGGTGTAGTTGAAAAAATACATGCATGGACTGAG CCAAGTGCAATAGACTTAGCTCAAGAAATTGAAAAGTCTGAAGCTGTTAAAGCGCATTTAATGGAAAGTCGTAAAGCTACTGCTCAAAAGCGTGGCGAAGATGCAGTGTTGAGAGAAAAAGTACGACGTGATTATCAAGTGCTTGTGCAAAATTTAAACCATCTTACAGTAGAGGAACGTAAATTGAAAGCTAATCAAGCTGAATCTTATTTG AAAAATGTAAATGTATTACAAGAACGAAGGAAAATGCTGAGAGATCAGCATAAGCAAAAGCTAAACCGTGCATTGCAAACTTTGTTGCATGAAGAATGTTTGGAAAAATGTCCGTCATATCCTATAGAAAAACAAATTACTCTTGTGCCTAGAGAAGAAGATAGAGGTGTTGATGTAAATGCTGTTTGGGAAGATCAATGTTGTACCAACAAACGCCAAGACAGCAGAACTGTACAAAGCAGGCATAAAGAAGCCGAGATTTCACGTGAGGAACAAATATTAGATATGTTAAAGAAGGTTGAAAAGCAAAAACAGCTCTTATTGAAAGAATTTGGAGCAGATTTACcaagtgatatttttaatgcAACTATGAAGCCTTTATTCGAAAAAGATAAAGCGATTCAAGTGCAGTCGACTCTACATCAGGATGCACCGATTCATGAAACACCTATGTCGCCAGAGATTAAAGTAATAAGTGCGCCTTGCTGTAGCGAGAGTAGTAAAAAGGATAAGACAGAAGCTAAAGATAGCTCATCTGTCAAAAAAGTAGAAATTGCTGTGCAAACTACCACGGGAACGAAGGATGATGAAGTTAAAGATAAAAGTATTCAAGTAGAGATGGTACAAGAAAAAGTAAGCGATCCTAAGGCGATCAACGATGAAGTTGATAAGGTCACCAAACATCATCCACTTGAACCAAAAGTTATAGTTATTACTCCAGATGTAGATAGTAGTGTATCATCAACGTCTATACTTTTAAATACAATGAATGACACTGTTAATACAAGTACAACTCCTGTGAAACAAAAACACAAAAAGCGTTTCCCTAAAAAAGAAAAGCAAAAGTCACCTTTAGTAAGTAAAACAGCATGTTCTACAAAGAAGTTTTCAAAAACTTTATCGAGATCGCGACTGAGCAATTTGAGAAAACCTATCCGTGTTGCTTCCTCGCCTAATAAGagaattaaaatatatgttaaTCAGTCCGGGTTCAATATTGAAGTAAATCCGGCCGAAGCGTCAGGGGTGACTGTAGATGCAGCTACGCAAAGTTCTAAAAAATGTTCCACAACAGAACAGGATCAAATAACTACCAAATCCTATAGTGTTAGGTCGCAATCAACACAAATTAAAATGAAGGACTTCTCAGATTCATCAACGTCTTTTGCCAGTTTGCCACCGAGCAAACCCAAAAATATTCTTGAAGCGTTAAGCAATAATATGTCTATTCTTGAATTGTTAGATTCTTCAGTAAATGATAGCATGAAATTATTACGAAGAGATGTTAGTCCAGTATCAACACCGGAAACTCCATCGCCGCGTACTATGAGAATGCCTTCGAATATACCTCATGTTGGTAAACTTAGCAGAATGCTTAAATATACAACGATAGATTCACAAATAAATGATAGCAGCATACTGTCATCTACGAAAAATGATCAGTCAACGACGACAGATACGTCTCGTTATCAACAAAATAATCAATTAGCCGAACATATGAGAAGGCACTCTTTGAAGCAATCGGCTTCTTCAAAGGGAACTTGCACGTGTGAGAATCCAGAATGCAAACTAATGGATGCAAAATTTAGTCATATTCATAAATGCGCATTGAAAGACTGTCCTGAAATATTACAAAAGTATGAAGATCTTCAAACTATGTGCACAGAAAGAATTGTATCATTAACGAATCTTATTGAAAAGGTTCGAAATGAGCAGAAAG ggGTGGAACTATCAATaatcaatccatgcgatgaaaCCAGTCTGATGCAGTTGCCTCCAGTGAAAGTAAAGAACAACGATCTACAAAGTGTTCGCAATCTTGTTGAGAATATAGAAGCAATTCATAATCAACTTGCAAAAACACTCATTGAGTcgcaaaatattataaaaaataaaacggTTCAAACACAAGACACTAATCAACTTGAAGAAGTAAATGCAGAGACTCAAACAAATGAAGGTTTACAGAAGATCACATCTCCATACGTTGCATCAAAAGTAGAAGAACAAAAAGTTAAAACTAAGCCAAGAATTATAAGCGATGAAAGAGTTAAGATACAGCTCGACAGGTACAAGGTACAGCTTCGGCCGAAAACATTAGAGGCAACAACACAAGATAATAATACCCGACTTACATCAAAGTTACGTGACGAGGAAATGATAGAAACGTTATCGCAAGAAATTCTAGAACAAAGTAAGAGCcttaaaaataatttactagcaACAAAAGAATGTGTCGATTCAACGGTAGATCATAAACTTCAGCCTGACGCTGTTGACTCTAGAAATGATACGGCCACGCAGAACCAGTTTTCTAAAGAG GTAAAGGAAGTTGAAGACTTTGTTCCATTACTCGCGGACATTCCGAAAGTATCAAGAGATGTAACTATATTCACCAATGGGAGAAGTAAACCACCAGTAAGTCTACTTAGTGGACCATATAG GACTGAAATTGAATCATCAGGTCATGAGTTGTCaacaataattgaatttgatacacCAGATACTGTGAATAAAAGTCAGAACAATGTCAGATCACCAACATCTGTGAAAAAGGTTACAGCGACACGGGCGATTAAAACTGCCGTTGTAATTGATCCAGCAGAACGTGCAGCTGTTTCTGTTAACACCAATGACCAACAACAATTGAAAAAATCTTACGATCCTTCAACATCAATGTTGTCTTCAGAAGCCACAAAACATAGGATACAAGCGAGTGCAGCCCGATTTGATACATCAAAAGCATTCAAAGCTGTCTCTTCCCGAACGGAAGATAAAGAAACCTTAAATAAAAAGTTACAATGCGATACTCAGAATAAAAGATTATCGCCAAAGGAACAGTTACAGTCACACCCTTATACTAATGTTAGTGGAAAtaacgaaaataaaaataatgacaGAATAACATCCACAAGTTCAAACAGCTTTTCTGGATTGTCTGGAATTTCTCAAATAGCAAGTACACCGTCATCCGATGTATTAAAATATGCATCATCCCCGGAAGAAATGGAAACGGCTCTTAAAAAGCTTGGCTTAGGATGGGCGATAACGACATTGAAGAAAACGCGAGAAGCGAGTGCCTTAAGTTCGTCATCTACTTCTGATGAACGAACGCCAATAAATACTGGTAAAAGAATATCGCCTGTGAAAAAGCAATTTGAAAGTAATTACGGCTTACTAGATTTCAGTGATGTGTCCTCGATATCTGTGAAAGAAGCCAGCAAGAGTACAGAGCATGCAGTGCTTCTCAAAGGCAGAACTTCCACACCGTTGCACtcaaaattacaaaattcaaattcgaatagTGCAACAACAAACATTAGTAGCACAAACGTTTCTGAAAATTTACAAGAGCCTAGTGAAGGTTTGATAATTCCTGATATAGCTCTTACCAGCTCAAAACTTAATATTAAAAACTAG